Sequence from the Cucumis sativus cultivar 9930 chromosome 1, Cucumber_9930_V3, whole genome shotgun sequence genome:
TTTCCTTTATATATCCTATGATTACTCTTCTCTTTAATCAGTGTATGAAACTTTATTTCCACctaatatatacacacaccaTTCTCACACAatcgtgtatatatatatatgtgtatttgTAGATGCATGCATGTGAACACATGTATATGggatatatgtgtgtgtatggtCTATGAAAATAGATAGGGGAAATGTGTATTTAAGAATAATGAATgattagttttataatatttgtatggTCAAAAATTGGAGACAAAGTCTGAGTAAAAGGAAAGTATAATTGAGGAGAATAGGGGAGAGAAAGTAGAGAGTGGTGAATATTTGAAGGTGATAGGAATAAGTTGAGTGTCTGATTGTGTATGAAAAATCCAAAGACTAAACAAGAATTTTCCAGCCAAGGCTGTCCACTGAATGACAGACAAAACTGCCTACCTTATCCTTCTTTCCAAACACCCTATTAAACCTAAAAACATGCTTCCCATATGCACTTatcaattattaatattattattacaattaaTCACACACCAAAATTAGcttctcttttcaaatttaaaaatattaacaaattaaaaattaaaaattaattgcaCCATTATACCTCTTCTTCCTTAATTTCccaactttaaattatttttcagtTCTTCTTTTCTATACAAAACTTTGGAtcttacaatatatatatattctgatttttcaatttaggAAACTTAGGAAATCAAATTACATATCTTATAActcaacatatataatttaagtggactttgtttctatatatataaaaattgtcaACCGTgctaaatttgacaaaatctttacaagttataacaaaatttcatattttatcaataatcagtgatattttttttatcgatAGCATTGATAGCAATTGATATAcactatcattaatagaatctacaaatttttgttataatttgtaaatgttttaatttatttggctacttttaaaaatgttctataaatatattatagagaAAATTTGGAGGAGTAAGATAGTTtggaattttttcttttcttgaattaCCTTAATTTATAATTGGTTATAAGCGAAAAACAACTATTAAAAATTGTGTAAGATGCATACAAtaagtattttataaattaataaatcatttgaTGACGTGTCAAATACCGTCGTAATAccataaattttatagttaatttgtatttttttttttcctttttgtctatggcaacttttttttttcctcattttgAGATTTACTTTAGGGTtcaattctaattaattattttctttaattgaaatgaaattccaagtaaaaatataaagaataattacGGCATGAGTACACGAGAGAAGAGAGTGATGTGAGacattgtttaaattttgtttgttatttttaaaattacttttaaatacatttttaataattcaaaaccAACTTATAGtaagtaaaatttgttaacaCAGAGTATATTGTATTTTAGaagcataaaattaaatattaaattaaaagaaaatgtccaaacattattttaacaaatttataatcaCTCTCAAACTCATGCATTTGTATACAATAATTCATCAATGGTACCCTAACCTTTTCATTTGtacttttactatatatattatattcctcaattcatttaatttattcatagAGTGGGAggcaacaaaagaaaaaatgactggaaaattaaatttgtttttttgttctaattttgaaaaaaaaaagttacatttaTACGAGCCCTATATATACAAGATTCCAAAggcttaattaaattatatgagCCAAACTTAGTTGTCGATTTGTCAAtaattatatagtttaaaaaactaaaataaaattagcaATCGAAAGGTACATAGAATCCAAGTCAAAGctacataataatataaattagtttGAGATCACTTCCTCACATGCttatgttaatttattaattaagctCAAACGACCCCATACTTATAAactcaataataattaattaattattattcaattaatcACTTAGTCTCGCATGTATCCAAAGTTGTAGAGGTGCATGCATGCAtcgatttttgttttaatttattcatcaTCTAGTTTAAGTTGTGTTgtgataattattattaattttctagtaattatatttaatgtaATTCTTCATCATTACAATCTTTAATTTATGGTTAACtatattatatcttttgtTTGGAACTGTTCGGATGAGTAAGTGGGAAAGTGGGAACCCATGATTTAGATATCTAAAATGGGATTACTTAATACttagtttgtttaattaatgtcGTTAACTTTggtttaatttaacaaaacatATGTCGTAATTATTAGTCTTCTTTGTTCGGACTAAAAGCATTTTATGATCATGCCTTAAATAAGATATAATGcattcttttctctttcattttttcaagttatttttatataatcatGTAAAATTTATCATGCTACTTTAGTAGAATGTGAACATGAATGATgctttatctttaattttttaattttaggttgAGTTTGactaaatttgttattttaattagtgtGTTGTTTATAGTGAAATGTAAGGAGGAGGTCGGAGGTACGTAGCATGGTATGCAGTAGATCAAAGTTCACAAACCTTGTGTTCGTTGTCGACTTATAATCTCCAATAACTTTTGGGCATGTGGTGCTACCTCTTTGCACTCACTGTCTAGTGATTTGTTTGACTTGTTTGTCTTGATGTATTCATCTATATATAGTTCCAAGTAGCTTGATGTTTTTGTCGAACAAATTTAGGTGAGTTCTTTCCTTcacaaaagttattttttaataaaagatgCTGATATatatcttctcttcttcttcttctttttttttttcttaaaaatatattttattcatttaatattatagAACACAATTTGCAATTTGCTGATTTCTTACTCATGGACAAGGTTGGTGTGTGTTACTTGGAGACAGAAaagtaaatttagttttgatatgACCAAATTTTGCTTATTTCGTCCAACATCCCACATTCACTAATATCTAtgaaattcatattattttattttacattataGAGATATTTCACAAACTATTAGCATACTAACAAAGAATTCAAACTTGAGCTTATCtactattttctttgttcttgtgtaacatgtaaaaaaatatatatctattgttttatttacttaataTATAGTGGAACACaatatattcattcaaatctttaaaaattataaagctTTTTTGTCTTGGCATTCTCATTTGAAGTATTACTTACCATTTCTAAGGGAAGTAGATTGGAATAATCTCTCTCAAATCATAATTCGTTatcttcttgttttcttttaatgtttgtgaattgtttatattatagCAATGAAGTTCATCAcgtaaaaaagataaaatacgATCTCAACCCTGCAGTGTTTCATCATATAtggttaaactaaaataattcaatacaCTGTAAATAACTTATCTTACTCaattttggtaaaagaaaaaaatcactatTTTCTTTGGGTGGAAAATCATTATAATTCTTATTGTAAATTTGTGGGGGGAATTATTGCTGGATGACCCAAAATTGTTCACGGGTCTGCTGACAAGCTTTCCCAAACTTCAGTTTATTGGACATCAAAACCCATTTTTTACtgttaggtaaaaaaaaaaagaatacaccTTCCATTTATCGTAATTTCCAAGAGCTAGAACAAgaatataaaatcttttagATTAGCATTCAAAGTATTACTCATAAAGATTAATTTTCTTACAAGTTTATACgttaaataattcaaatttcagtTTGAACACTGGCAAGAAAAAAGTGCTTTGTGTTCATGAACCAAGACATCATATCACATCATAATGTTCCTTTCCAAATATGTAGTATATCTTCTAGCCTAAAGATCAAGAttcttcctccttttttttaagacttgtcttcctttcttcaataataGCAATAATTCGACAcaccaaatatatttataatctcATGCCCATGCTTACAGAGTAATGGCATCGACTCAATAAATACTCTATTTCGTCTTATTTTCAATGatttatatgaacaaaatacaTATCTTCAACTAATATTACACACAATCCATTGCCCATCTTTGAAATATtacttttgtttgaatttgaagtaataattataatatataaatgttatCTAAGGCGAATTAGAAGACAGTGTTTTCCTTTCACTCCTtcttaattaacatttttttgtcataataTTCTCCTgaatatgtataaataaacAGAATGAAACTTTCTTAAGTTAATTAAAGTCTCAATAAATATGAAcatatttactttaaaataaataaataaataaaagaaatccaTTGTTTAAGCATTTGTGACCCCTagttttaacatatatatacacacattcaTGATagcatgttttttttcttccaaattatGGATTAATTAGAATGAGATTACATGGTGTCACAAataatacttattttttttaaaaaaaatagtatttgaaagtgaaaatatttattggcAAACAGTGGTCTTTAactttatttcaaattgttacACCCACTTCCACTTGTTgtacaacaaaatattaatatcttttatttggttatatttaaaaatatatataaaaaaattgtttctctaaaaaaacaCTTATATATGAagcttttcatatatatatatattaaaattttctagcTCATActaatttttatctttcacaAAAAGTTACTTTCAAAAAACtcaaacattattatttatacataACATGACATGCCAACGTAACTAAACATAAAAGTATTAAcgtaaataatttaaattcattcataatttttatctcttagaataaaattttactcgaTAAATAATTCACATATGATCATAtcatttagtaaaaaaaaaagtaacatcTCCGATtatacataaacataaatattgttcatatatataataatactcATACTACAAGTATAATTCAACAACATGTCGTGTTTGTTCTCTTAAAAATCATAGTTTAAATCTTTCTATGGATCcggtaaattttttatatgaatCACACATGCATGTATGTATACATACATGCATGTATATCTTTGTATTATGTGAGcttgatataatatatacacacatacataaaAGTGAATCACTTTTAATCAAAACTTGAGTACCCTCTCTCATTAGGGCTTGTTTGGCATCCCAAAAAAAATCACCATATCTCATTATATACtcaatcaaacaaatcaaaactctcacacacaaattttatttttcaaagaaaaagaaagaaaacaatggaCGGAGAAAACTCAAACTATCATTACAGAGAATGCCTTCGGAACCATGCAGCCAGTCTCGGCAGTTACGCCACCGACGGCTGCGGTGAATTCACTCTCGACGACTCTTCTTCTCCAGCCAACCTCCTCCACTGCGCGGCCTGTGGCTGCCACCGTAACTTCCACCGCAAAGTCACCTACATCGCCGGAGGTGGCCGCTCCTCCGCCGCTACCGCCACCGACGACGACCTCATGGATTACGACCGCCACGCTGTCGTCGAGTACGCCGCTGCCGACACCGAGAGGAGCGGCGGCGGAAGTAAAAAACGGTTCCGTACGAAGTTCACGGCGGATCAGAAAGAGAAGATGTTGGCATTTGCGGAGAAATTAGGTTGGAAATTGCAGAGGAAAGATCTGGACGATGAGATCGAGAGGTTTTGCCGGAGCGTGGGAGTCACTCGCCAAGTTTTTAAGGTTTGGATGCATAATCATaagaattctttttcttctaattctgCATCCACTGGAAATGCCTCTTCTCTAACACAGTAAttaaagattaattaattataattaattaatctttatGTTAATGTGATAAATTagagtataaaaaaaaaaattagaggcctaatttttctctcttccttttcagaTCCCTTTGTTATTCTTTGCTCTAAGGGGTCTAGtctatatatcaatatattgcctttttgttgtaatatataaaactaattttcttatgaacaacaacaacaaaaaaatgtatgttttaatttctcttttttatttcccccccatttttaagtttatttttgccaatttttttcatgaataaACTGACACTGACCCATGCATAGAACAGACGACAGGCTCTGATCTCTGAATTATTGACCATTTTCCTGTTTCTTCCTTCAATTATTggttcatcttttttttaaccactaaattaattaaattttttgtccttagataattactttaaaatatatatatatgtgtgttaaattttttgtccttagataattacttaaaaatatatgtgtgttgATAGATAAATAAGCTTGATAGTTGATTCattgtttacatttttctttctaatatcaagttaaattttttaaatcttaaatcttTTTGTTAATAACAGCAATGTTCCtactataaatataatacaatatttgtgaatatacttttaattttttagaattataaaacaaaaataaacatttaactCCAATAACTTAGATCAACTATGATTGACCTATCACTATCTatcactaaaataaaaaattaattagatttcaCTAaaatcaaaaattaattagattcaaaTGCATATATATGGAtggaatataatttaattttataataatcgTGTTTTAATGGATTAATTAAAGACtacatttataaaagtaaatatgaaaaatttaacaaatataatttagttttgaaagttttgatattgaaataaataagatgATTGGGTAGTGGTGACCTCAGTAATGAatattagttttttgttttcaagtgaGATATTGTGATATGATGTTGTTTGAGTTGGGGTTTAACCATTTTTAGAATTGTTCTATAAAACAATGtctataaatgaaataattattctCCACTTAATCATTGttgttaattaacat
This genomic interval carries:
- the LOC101204350 gene encoding zinc-finger homeodomain protein 9 — translated: MDGENSNYHYRECLRNHAASLGSYATDGCGEFTLDDSSSPANLLHCAACGCHRNFHRKVTYIAGGGRSSAATATDDDLMDYDRHAVVEYAAADTERSGGGSKKRFRTKFTADQKEKMLAFAEKLGWKLQRKDLDDEIERFCRSVGVTRQVFKVWMHNHKNSFSSNSASTGNASSLTQ